The stretch of DNA tcctttttgctcAAAGGGGTTTTTCTCCCTTTTAAGGCTCAATCAAAAGCTTTTGTGCACTTTCATTTAAGGCATGTAACGttcatttgtgtattggtttaTTCTAATTACTCAAACACTTAAACCAGGTCCAGTAAAGAGGCACAGCCCAACGTATCCACGCCAGGCTGAGTCAAACCCGGCTCGGCGGCCATCTTGGCACGGGTGGGCCCAGAGCTTGCCCTCTCACTGGAAAGCCTGGTGGAATCGAGGCAGTGTGGTGGTACTAAGGCTGGAGCTGAACActggtgggagggggtgtaggGGCCCTAGGCCCAGACCCCCgctggagctctgctgctcctgaggTTGAGGTTGCAAAGAGGTAAGAGGTGTCGTGGTGACagacgccgctgccgccgccgccgccactgcTGCGGCGTGGGGCTCGGCAGCGTGcagagatgaggaagaggaggaagaggaggaggtcgtAGATGAGGTGTAGCCCATGACCAGCCCTCCCGTGCTCATGGGGGTGCTGTAGGGAGGCAGGTTGAGGGGCAGGAACCCTAGCAGGTGGGAAATGTCCATGTTAGCAGCACACAGAGACTCAGCAATGACTGCAGGGCTCTTGGACAGCAGAGGATCCCCGCAGAGCTCATCTGTCAGGCCCGAGGTGGGCTCCAGTCCGTCCTTGGGGGGCGAGGCAGCAGCGTGGGGGTCTGCAGAGGGAACCGGCCCTGGCAAGCCACTCTGCAGATCCATGAGGAAGCTCTCCATCTCCACTTTCAAGGGCTTGTCCAGCAGGTATGAGGTAGATCCTAGCTGGTATTTAGGGGCCGGCtggggctggtgctgctgctggggagccggagcctggtggtggtggtggtggggcagaggaggggaatggtggtggtggtggtggtggtggtgatggtggtggtgatgggagTGTGGGTGAAGAGATCCCGTGGATTCCATGTGACAACCCATGCCCATAGCCGCAGACAAGGGGCTGGGCATGAGGGACGGGTGTGGGTGGCCCACGCCCGTATTAGACATGGCCTGGAGATGGTGGGGGTTGTACATGCCCATCGGGAAGGGCGCCCCGCTGGGGAAGGGCTTCCCCATCATGGGGTCTTTGTTGGGACCCATGCCGCACATCATGGGGCTGAGCTCCTCCTTCACAGAGCACGGCGGCGACCCTGAAGCCAGGAGACCCAGCATGTCCGACGGCTCCGTCTTGATCTTGAGCAGCTCCTGCGAGTGGCTCTTCTTCACGTGGCGCGTCAGGTGGTCCTTCCTGCCGAAGCGCTGGGCGCAGTACTGGCACAGGAAGTCCTTCCGGCCCGTGT from Betta splendens chromosome 7, fBetSpl5.4, whole genome shotgun sequence encodes:
- the plagl2 gene encoding zinc finger protein PLAGL2 gives rise to the protein MAAAAADASHRITALTPEEEGRRSAAKLFGRAAPLPRTERERERGKDRERERDDEREEVGRASGSECLVCGALFASPEKLQLHALSHAREKPFHCSQPHCPKAFSSKYKLFRHMATHSPQKTHQCSFCEKMFHRKDHLKNHLQTHDPNKEAFKCEECGKHYNTKLGYKRHVAMHAATAGDLTCKVCMQSYESTPVLLEHLKSHSGKSSGGAKEKKHPCDHCDRRFYTRKDVRRHMVVHTGRKDFLCQYCAQRFGRKDHLTRHVKKSHSQELLKIKTEPSDMLGLLASGSPPCSVKEELSPMMCGMGPNKDPMMGKPFPSGAPFPMGMYNPHHLQAMSNTGVGHPHPSLMPSPLSAAMGMGCHMESTGSLHPHSHHHHHHHHHHHHHHSPPLPHHHHHQAPAPQQQHQPQPAPKYQLGSTSYLLDKPLKVEMESFLMDLQSGLPGPVPSADPHAAASPPKDGLEPTSGLTDELCGDPLLSKSPAVIAESLCAANMDISHLLGFLPLNLPPYSTPMSTGGLVMGYTSSTTSSSSSSSSSLHAAEPHAAAVAAAAAAASVTTTPLTSLQPQPQEQQSSSGGLGLGPLHPLPPVFSSSLSTTTLPRFHQAFQ